TCCACCGAGCATGTTCCGATTGCTGTTCCAGGTTGCATGAATACCAAGGTCGAGATGGTGTGCAAGAAGCGACTGCTGTGCCGTCAGAGAAACGATCATCAGGTGCTTTCGCTGCTCATCGCCGGATATCTCGAACGGATCATCGGCAAATGTGGCGTAGTGTGCGGATGGCGTTACCGAAGTGCTTAGCGAAGAGAAAAGAAACGTGTATGTTGCACCAACAAGATATTCCCGTTCCCGTGTGAGGACTTCGGTTATCACAGCGGCGGTTTTATACGGAACCCATCGGAGCTTCAGATTGACCAGCGCTCCTTGCCTGAGACCGAATATGTTCCGGATCGGCTTATCACGCAGGTCGCCCTGAAAGACATGGCCTATTGAGAATTCGAGATCTTTTAGTGGTCGAAGCGTGGTTACATGGGGGATCGTGAAAAAACTTCGTTCATACGCTGATCCCATCCTGGGAAACAAGAGTATAAGTAATGCGCAAAGAGCTGAAAACCGGACCATGCATTATCGCTTTCACATTTATAGCCGTGCCTGAATACTCCCAGTAGAATTAAAATAGAACGAAAGTACGAATAATTCAAACTGTTGCAGTCTTTCCCTGAAAATGATTGGCAACAAGTTGAAAAAGCGGATTAATGCGCAATAAACCTCCCCAAAAAGCGTAAATTTACTGAAAAACCGTGTGTAAGGAGGATATAATGAAATCGTTGATTTTCTTTCCTTTTCTCTTTTCCTTTGTTTTATGCTATGATACGGGAGATTCCATGAATTCTTATCTGACATCGGAACATTCGAATACCTCACTGCCGGCGATCGATGTCGCAATCCCGGAAAATCTTCAAACAGCGACGTTCGCCCTGGGGTGATTCTGGGGTCCCGACTCCCGGTTCGGGAGTATCAACGGTGTTTATCGGACACGAGTCGGCTATGCCGGAGGGTTGAAAGAGAATCCCACATACCGCTCGATCGGCGATCATACCGAGTCAATCCAGATCGATTTTGATTCTTCCGTGATATCTTTCGGAGAGCTGATCCGGATATTCTGGGAAGAACATAACCCTGCGGCCTATACGGCCTCGCAGCAATATAAAGCGATCGCTTTTTATCATGATGCCCTGCAAAAAGAGATCATAGAGACGACAGCAGACAGTATTGCCGCGGTGCGGGGAAAGGTTGAAACTGAAATAAAGCCGTTCACCCATTTCTATCTTGCCGAAGCATACCATCAAAAGCACACGCTTCGCTCGCATTCCTCATTTATGAAACAGTTCGAGCGTATGTACCCCGACTCCCTGGGCTTTATCAATTCAACTGCCGCGGCAAAGGTAAACGGCTATCTCGGGAGACACGCCGGTATCGAAGAGATCGAGCGCACCGTTGACAATTTAGGATTAGATGCGGAATCGCAGCAGAAACTGCTAACCTACGCAGCACGATAATGATCGGCGTTGAAGAGCTTGGCTTAAAGCGAATCACATCAGCACAAGGGCTATGCATGCGCTTACGCTTATCAGGGCACCGGCGAGTGCCCGTATGCTTGGGCGGTCCTTGTTGACTATCCATGCAAGCGGAACTACCACAACAGGCATCATGCTCAGTATGGCCTGCACGACCGCCGAGGGCTGCCGGTTTAATGCTTCATGGTAGGCTGTCATTCCCAGTACCGGTCCGATAACAACACTTGCGGCAAGCCACGCGCCGAACCGGGCGCTGTGCTGCCGCGGGATGCTCCAGGGTTTTTTGAATACCGTTGCACCGGCAAGGAGCAGCAGCGCCGTACCGCCCGCCACCCTGTAGAGCGCTGTTACGATAAGCGGAATTTCTATCCCCTGCTCATGGGTATGGTGCATGGCATAACGCGTGAGTACCGCACTTACCGACATAAATGTCCCGGCCAGAAGCGAAACCACAATACCGGAATGCCATTGCCGTGCAGTGAACTGTTTTTTCTCTGCAGGGGCCAGTGCGATTATCACCCCGAACACGACAACGCCCGCCGCAACCAGCTCCATTACATCCGGGCTGCTGTGCAGGAATATCCATTCTATGCACCAGGACAGTATCGGACTGCTGCACAACGCAATAAGCATAGTCAGCCGCGGCCCGATTCGATTATAGCCGATATACAGAAACGTATCACCTATACCGATATGGAGTATACCGCCGAGAAAAAAGAGCCACGCAGTGGGAAACCAGAACGGCGCACCCGTCAGCATCGATATGATAACCATGATCGGTAACGAAAGCGTGATCCTCCACCTGTTGGCGGCAATGCCCCCGACCCATCCGGCGCATTTCGAGCCGCTGAAACCTCCGAAGGTAAAGGCCAGAAGAGTAAGTATTGTCCATACCACAGCATGTCCTTTGTAATAGTGGCATTATTACTATAGAAGCAGCCCGGAAAAATATATAATCGACTGAGCTTTCGGTGCAGTGGGGGAGGGGAAACAACCGGTAAGGGCGGCAACCCGCCCGCAATCAGTCTACACCCTTAGTTCAAATAACACCTGATGCGTAATATTCACCCAGGGATATTGATATATTCTCGTGCACTGTTCTACTTTCAAATCAAGGGCATTGAACGTTTCGTGCCACTGCTGAATTTTCATGAAATTCAGGGGGATTTTCATCTTGGTTGACAGGAACTTGTTTCCGTTATCGTGCAGGTGCAAAACTTTTTCGGCGAATTTACTTTCAAAAACTTCTTCCATAACAATGATTTTTCTACAGGTAACTCGCTTGATTTCGTGCAGGATAGCTTCAATGTTATTGCAATGATGCAGCATATACGCAACGACGGTTGCATCGAACGTGTTTTCCGGAAAGGGTATCCGATTGCCGTCATACAAAATCACCGGCATCGAGGACAGATTGGTATCGACCGTGTCGACAGCAGTCACCTGCAGGGGTGAGTGGTGTTGCAAGAATTCGGTAAGGATCATATCGCCGCAGCCAAGGTCAAGCATGCTTGAGCATTCATGCAGTGAGTCAATGATTTTCGGTGCAAGGCGACGGGCGCGTGCCTGCAGCAATGATTTAAATAAAAAGCGGCGGAAAAATTTCTTTAATGAGAACGCTGGAAATTCCGGCCGGCAGGTATCATGCGCAGGCGCTTTATCGAACGATATTTCCGGTGCACGCGGCGCAACGGAGGGATATGACATTTTCAAACGGAGAATCCTTTCGGCAGAAAAGAAGCGGCCGTTCCGGGGGTTCCGTAATCACACGAGATCGTGTCAGGTGAGGGGGAACGTGTCAGTTGGGCCCGGGTGTTCAATTATCAGGCAGGAAATACGCACGTACGGTGCGTCCAACCCGCAATAAAAGATACTCATCCGCTGCGGGGTATAGCAATAATGCAAAAGATGGGTATGCGAAAAGGGTTGGTGATCTGACAGGGATTGCTGAGAAATATCCCGAAGTGCGCCGTAAACCGTCAGATACTCTCGTTTACCCCCACGCGACATCACGGTTCAACAAGACCGGAAGGTTATTTACCAGATCATCAGACATTTTTTATGACCCGGCTGATCATTGTATGCGCCATCACCGGCTTGTATGAAGTACATGCCTGAAGGAACCGGTGAATTACGGTTGTCTCTCAAATCCCATGCTCCTGATTTACCGGAAACAGGTCGATTTAATTTCCGGACCTGTTTTCCACATGCATCCAGGATTATAATCTCGATTTCATCGTTAACCCGTTCTGAAAAGTGTATCGTGAGTTTTCCATTGCGGAAATGAAACGAAAAAGCCGGTGATGGATTAGCCCTGTTGGCGCCCTGGTACGGAGTTTGGGACACAACCGGACTACAGTTATCGTTCGGGCACCATTTATAGAAAAGGTTTTTGCTGCGCCAATCATCTTCAATAGCAATCAAGTACTCTCCATTAGACAATTTGCTTACGGTGATGGGTTCCGTAATGTCCAACCAACCAATGGTACCCATTTCGGCAGTGGGTTCCATATAGCCCACGTCGGTTCCATCGGTTTTATATACCATGAGATGACCTCGGCTGTAGGAAATATTCCCTTCATTCCCGCAAGGTGCCAGAAAAACATATCCATCCAGTACTTCCATCCCCTGTATATTTCCATCGCCTGCGCGGGGAGCATCATCCAACGGAGGAACAATTTCCCAGTCCGGCGTGCTAAATGTTCCACTCCAGTTTTCAAACCCGCTAAAAATTCTGCCTGCTCTCTTGAAGTGCCATCCTGTTAATTTGGGATAGGTGCTGTTGAATCCACTTAACACCATGAGGTTATTTTGTTCCGGGTAAAACTTGATTCTCCTTAATTCATTGAAATGAGAAGGCATACCATATTCAACCCGACTCGTGAGGTTATATTCCGGTACCCCATTGGCATCTATTCTCTGCAAAGGGTACTTGAAGATGCCATCTGTCTGACTTGCCTGCCAGATATCGCCGTTGCTATCTACATAAAATCCACGAG
The sequence above is a segment of the Chitinivibrionales bacterium genome. Coding sequences within it:
- a CDS encoding EamA family transporter — translated: MVWTILTLLAFTFGGFSGSKCAGWVGGIAANRWRITLSLPIMVIISMLTGAPFWFPTAWLFFLGGILHIGIGDTFLYIGYNRIGPRLTMLIALCSSPILSWCIEWIFLHSSPDVMELVAAGVVVFGVIIALAPAEKKQFTARQWHSGIVVSLLAGTFMSVSAVLTRYAMHHTHEQGIEIPLIVTALYRVAGGTALLLLAGATVFKKPWSIPRQHSARFGAWLAASVVIGPVLGMTAYHEALNRQPSAVVQAILSMMPVVVVPLAWIVNKDRPSIRALAGALISVSACIALVLM
- a CDS encoding peptide-methionine (S)-S-oxide reductase, giving the protein MNGVYRTRVGYAGGLKENPTYRSIGDHTESIQIDFDSSVISFGELIRIFWEEHNPAAYTASQQYKAIAFYHDALQKEIIETTADSIAAVRGKVETEIKPFTHFYLAEAYHQKHTLRSHSSFMKQFERMYPDSLGFINSTAAAKVNGYLGRHAGIEEIERTVDNLGLDAESQQKLLTYAAR
- a CDS encoding methyltransferase domain-containing protein gives rise to the protein MKMSYPSVAPRAPEISFDKAPAHDTCRPEFPAFSLKKFFRRFLFKSLLQARARRLAPKIIDSLHECSSMLDLGCGDMILTEFLQHHSPLQVTAVDTVDTNLSSMPVILYDGNRIPFPENTFDATVVAYMLHHCNNIEAILHEIKRVTCRKIIVMEEVFESKFAEKVLHLHDNGNKFLSTKMKIPLNFMKIQQWHETFNALDLKVEQCTRIYQYPWVNITHQVLFELRV